The DNA sequence ATAATATCAAGACTATTTGTACACCAACAGCCCCATGATTTTTGGAAGGACAACTTTaactattattaaaaaaacagacCTAACATGTTTTGGTCTGACTTTCTGTTCTTAGAAACTAGATTTGTTTTTCAAGATTCAAGTCTTCTGTCTGATTTGAGGGTAGAAGATGATTAGAACGATCAGATGAAAGTCGTGTGTCTTTGGTTTAGTGTTCGGGTCGGAGTCGATGATATCTTTCAGTTTGCTATTTCTGTATTGCATTTTCCATTGACAAGTCGTATTCGATCTCTCTGCCCATACAGCAAGGTTTATAAAAGCGGCCCGCGGTGGTTCGTCTTCTGCTGCACAGCCATTGTTTCGAAACGCCATGGGCACACCCCCAAACACTTCAAAGGTGGATGCACCAAGCAGAGAATAATGTCATTATCCTTTTAATGACTTGAAATGAAAGTCGTAGAGGACAATGGTTGTTGTACATGTTCAAATCTCGCCCTTTCGACTCTTGAACTTTCAAACGATGTACCGTGTTTTGAGCATACATACGAGTAAAGGTCATATGATGTAGACTGGACTGTAACTTTAGTAGTTTTCGAGTTCTCGAGTTCTCGAGTTTCCATGCAGCAAGTGATTTTGTATGCTCCATCTTAAATGACTGCAGATTTTAATGAATTGCAGTTTCatatattgtgagatctcattcTTTAGTTCAAActaattcatttcttttgtttagatagttgactttttttgttgacttttttttctttctttttcgagtTGATAGGTTAGAGCTCGATAGTGGTTGATGTTTAGTCTAACGAAAATTTCTCGTTTGACCGAGATGTGAATGTCCATGATTCGGAGGTGAGCGATAAGCATATGAGGCATGTCCGAAGGGCCGCAATTGAATTTGGTATCGTGATAATGCTTTCTCTTTCCCCACCTAAATCAGATTTAAGAATCGAGAAGTTGAGCCCGTGATCTATTTTACaacaaaatgttataagatTGGATAGTTGTGAGATTTTTCTAAGCCGACGTAAGAGTTTTCTAACTAAAAATTgtgaataagaaaagaaagcgTCTATTGGGTATTCGGGTAATTCGTGGAAGAAGTAGTATGAGATCTTCTTGGGattttgaacataaaaaaaaaaaaaaaaaaaggttttNTAGTATATAATATCAAGACTATTTGTACACCAACAGCCCCATGATTTTTGGAAGGACAACTTTaactattattaaaaaaacagacCTAACATGTTTTGGTCTGACTTTCTGTTCTTAGAAACTAGATTTGTTTTTCAAGATTCAAGTCTTCTGTCTGATTTGAGGGTAGAAGATGATTAGAACGATCAGATGAAAGTCGTGTGTCTTTGGTTTAGTGTTCGGGTCGGAGTCGATGATATCTTTCAGTTTGCTATTTCTGTATTGCATTTTCCATTGACAAGTCGTATTCGATCTCTCTGCCCATACAGCAAGGTTTATAAAAGCGGCCCGCGGTGGTTCGTCTTCTGCTGCACAGCCATTGTTTCGAAACGCCATGGGCACACCCCCAAACACTTCAAAGGTGGATGCACCAAGCAGAGAATAATGTCATTATCCTTTTAATGACTTGAAATGAAAGTCGTAGAGGACAATGGTTGTTGTACNCTCAACCAGGGGCGGGTCGACCGGGTCTTTCCTGTTCTGTTCTCGCCACGAGAAAGACGCACAAAGAAGGTGATTGAGctcctctttcttcattttcttcgagATTGAGCCCCCACCTCGAGTTCACATGCTCCGATGGGATGATTTTTTTCACTCTCAATAGTTAGATACAAGTCTATATAACATAAAAAcgctccattttttttttataggttttgtttgtttgaccATAATCAAGATAGGTCAGGGGCGCGTCAGCTCAACGGGTGGGTCTTGCAGTCAAGCTCCCTTCTACCTAGATAGAACTAAAAAATACAGACATTTGTGGGTTCATCGCGAAAATTGCTATGGAGCAACTACAACCCAAAAAGTAGTCAGAACCCCTTTCATATTCGATTGCATAAGGCATTCATTTGACTTTCCACTAATGCACAATTTCCGTGCAACTATGCTTTCTAGACATTTTTTGTACTTAGCTTAGTTCATGTTAACGAAAATAAGGTGAACTTTCTGATGATAATCTCCCGCACGACGCAAAAGTGAACATATACTCTTTTCTTGTAGTTGAAGTTACAAATTTCCATACTCCACCGTTGcactaaaaaaagattttttttacataatttcTTCGCGTTCAAATCATAACCATGTTCTTTTCGATCCTTCTATTAATTGCATTgactttaaatataatatttagtaaaCGAcgatatataaaaatattagaaaaacgagcaaatttatcaaaagtctaaggttttaaaataagaaaaacacattttttttttggacggtttggttaaaagttttatttatgataGACGAGAAAAAAATGTCCAACAATCAAACAACTCTGTTTGGTGTTGCATGAGAAATGTTATAGAACTcgaaatattaattataaataccatattttaaaaaataaatataatttatttatttcactacTCTTTTAtaaaccatttaaaaataattgataaataaaaatcttatttttttatcaataaaaaaaataaatagcgaaaaaaaatccaaaaccacacaaataattgaaaaataaaataaattaaaagggttattgaaaaaacaataataaacataaaataaataaataagaggaaggaataatacaaaaataattaaataattaaataatactaaaatatatatatttttaattttcgaaATGAGGTTGCcttcatttattattgaatttattataatattttaatttattaatagaatttatattgaagctaaatctttttttagccgataatttctatttttgggACTTGCGATTGTCTGACACTTATTTTTGAGTTAACTAATTTGTTTGCGCGTCGTCTACAACCATgcaacgtatgctcgagcctctagtcacgatttaagaagaaaattttagaaaacggggcaGAGATATTTTCGAGAGAGTTTGAAAACAAGATTTAGTGAGAGATTGAAAACGATGTTATATAGCATGCAAGTAAAGACGACAACAACAACGGTTTAGCAGTATGTAACTATTCGGGCAAAAAGAAACATTCTAAGTTCCAGAAAATTCTTggtatgaacaaaaaaaaaatatacaaaaattgaataaatccATCGGAATAATCTctacaaaagtaaataaaatttttttatatgaacaaCGATGGAAGAACATTCCTGTCTCCACTCCATCAGCGCTACTACAAAAGTACGAATGATTTCATTCATTGTACAAGAGATTCATCATTGTTATCGAACAATTCATTAAAACTATGGTACGAACAAAATGAATATACGTTGTCGTAGtattagaaattttttcaaaCCCGATCAACTCAAACGACCCACCTAAAATCAAACCAATCTAAGGGTGTAGCATGGCGTGTAGCAATGAGAGCCAAAACTTTGGTTTGGAATTTTGCCGCGCTTCCCCACTCGAATCAAACTCACAAACCACACAAATCTCAGCTTCGTAATTCGTCCTTTTCCCCCAAACCCAAGGCTCGGGAATCTTCAGAACCGAACCTAAATCCACCCCGTTCCTTTGCTGTCGCCCTCTTCTGTCCGCTACTCGATTCAAACTCCAATACTGACAAaaaccaaatttcaaatcccTCCATCAAATCAAATGGGTTTCCGTAATTCACTCCTCCACTGCTCgtcaagaaattaaaaaatggcgAACGGATCATTACCCTAATCCTTAATTCTGCTACacaaatgaagatgaagaagatgaagaagatgaagaagatgaacagCCCGCCGCTATCTGTTTTTATCTGTAAGTTCTGatatgggttttgttttttagggGAGAAAAGTCATTGTGGGGTTATGGATGTTCATTTTCCCTTGTCGTTTGACTGATTTCTTGAGCCGAATTTTCCCGAGAAAATTCTGGGTTTGTCTTCTACGATGTAAATCCATATGGGTTTTAAAGATctgttgaaaatttgaatgaaatttcgtCAAACGTGTTGTAATTTACGAGTTTcaatcatttatttctttattctctATTCGTCGACCTATATTATTAAATGCACGCAACTGCCCTCTCCCACATGCAGATGCATCACTTTAGGTTTCACATAGCATCCTCGTGAGACCATTTATTGCGGGTCTTACAAAATTCCTTGGATGAACTTGTATAGAAATAGCTTGAGGCTAATTTCTTGGATCCAAGTGTTGTTGTTCTACCCATGTCTGTTCTTGAGGTTGATCCATTGCTGAAGGATTTGAatgagaagaaacagagtttTAGGAGAAATGTTGTGTCGTTGGCGGCGGAGTTAAAGGAGGCTCGTAATCGCCTTTCTTCTCAAGAAGAATCGTTTGTTAAAGAGGCTCAAACAAGGCAGGTATGTGATTTTGGGTGTTTTCTTTGAAGCTTTTGACTCAATAAACCTCGTTTTAGGCGTTTTTTTCTTGTGGGTTTGATGGGATTTTGAGTTTGAGTGATGTTTTGAGGTGTTTTTTCAGGAAGCAGAGGCTAAGACTATGATTATGGAACGAGAAATTGGGAGATTGCATGTGGAACTGGATGAGAAGGATGAACAACTCAAGACTTCTGCAAGTACAGCCACCAAGGTTTGAATCCCAAATCTGTTTCTTATAGAACTTTTCATTAAGTAATGAACTGGGGCCTGCTTAGATCCTTTGAAGTTGTATTGTTTATTGATGCTTTTGGCTATCATATTCTGGTTGTGATTGCTGTACTTTTCTCTTTATGGGTCAGTTTGGAGCAATAAAGTGCCCAAAAGGTCAAGCATCTAAGCCTCACCTCCCTCaatgcctttttcttttgcccTCTTTGTTTTCCTCCTTTCTTCTTTAGTTGGAAGAAAGTTGGGAAAGTACAATTTGGTTACTTTTTTTagctgctagcggtgagttttgactattacaaatggtattagggctagacatcgggcagtgtgccagcgaggatgctgagtcctgaaggggggtggattgtgagatcccacatcgattgaaaagaagagaacgagtgctagtgaggaaGTTGGGgcctgaaggggggtgaattatgagattccacatcggttggagaagggaacgaaatattctttataaggatgtggaaacctctccctagcagatgcgttttaaaaaccttgaggggaagcccgaaagggaaagtctaaagaggacaatatttgctagtggtgggcttgggatgttacaaatggtatgaggGCCGGACACTgggtagtgtgccagcaaggacgttgagccctgaaggggggtggattgtgagatcccacatcgattgaagaggggaacgagtgccagcgaggatgttgggttttgaaggggggtggattgtgagattccacattggttggagaggggaacaaaatattgtttataagggtgtggagaccacacgtttaaaaaaccttgaggggaaaacccaaagaggacaatatctgctagtggtgggcttgggttgttacaaatggtattagagccagataccgggcagtgtgccagtgaggacgctgagccctaAAGGGAGGTGggttatgagatcccacatcgattggagaggggaatgagtgccagggAGGaagctgggtcccgaaggggggtggattgtgagattccacatcggttggagaggggaacgaaacattctttataagggtgtggaaacctctccctagcaaacacgttttaaaacttcgaggggaagcccgaaagggaaagcccaaagaagacaatatctgcaagccGAGACTGTTACATGTTACATGTAGACTTTGCTCGTGTCTTTACCTGAATAAGAATTGTAGCAAACAACCAAACACTGCCTTCCTTTTCTTGAGCTATCTGGTTTATAATTCCTCCctactttttgtaattaatatacCACTTCTCTATTACCTTCATAGGATTGGCTTATTTAAATTCGTTAAGGTGTTATCGACGTACATTATCGATGAGTGTTACCGACATGTTGTTCAATGCAGTACCTTCAAGAGTTGGATGGACTGAGACTACAGCTCGCCGCCACTCAAGCAACAGCTGATGCAAGTGCTGCCTCAGCTCAATCAGCACAGAACCAGTGTTTAGCGCTTTTGAAGGAACTAGACGAAAAGAACACTTCTTTAAAAGAGCACGAAGATCGTGTAAAAAGGTTGGGAGAACAACTCGACGATCTACAGAAAGATCTCGTGGCAAGGGAATCATCTCAGAAGCAACTGAAAGATGAAGTGTTGAGAGTTGAGCATGAGATCATGGAAGCTCTAGCCAAATCTGGTGTGAGCAAGGATTGTGAATTGAGGAAGATATTAGATGAGGTTTCTCCCAAGAATGTTGTGAAGATCAATAGGCTGTTGATTGCAAAAGACGAAGAGATAGCAAgattaagaaatgaaatcaaGACAATGACTGCTCACTGGAAGCTGAAAACCAAGGAGTTGGAATCACAAGTATGTAAACTTCTTTGGCTCGACTGCATATAGTGTACTTTCTCGTATTGTTTTCATGTTCGTTTATGCATTTTGATGTTCTTATTGACAGTTAGAGAAACAACGACGAGCTGACCAAGAACTGAAGAAGAGGGTGTTGAAGCTGGAGTTCTGTCTACAAGAAGCTCGCACTCAAACACGAAAACTTCAAAGGGTAAACACTTTGATTTGTTTAGAATTGGGCGGTTTATTAGCTTTAGTGTAGATAAGACTTAATTCGTTGGCTCGGTGGGATATTGTTTTTGGACCACCTATCAtgggtgtgagatcccacgttggttggagaggggaatgaaactttccttataagggtgtggaaacatctcccttgtagacacgttttaaatgtgaggctgatggtgatacgtaatgggcaagagcggacaatatttgctagcagtgggcttgagatgttacaaatggtatcagagccagacatcgagcaatgtgccagcgaggatgttgggcccccaaggggggcggattgtgagatcccacattggttggagagggggacgaaactttccttataaaggtgtagaaacctatctttagtagacgcgttttaaaaccatgaggctgacggtgatacgtaatgggtcaaaacggacaatatctactaatggtggggcttgagctgttacagtaGCCTAGACCATAAAACCAATATTGAAAAACTGGCTTCCTTACTAACCTCATACAAAAATAATGTACGAGTTGGTCTTATAGATGAAACTAACCTGCATTTGATTCGTAACAGATTGGAGAACGACGGGAGAAAGCCATAAAGGAACTTCGAGATCAGTTGGCAGGAAAGCAAGGTGGAGCTAGTTCTACTACCGAATCCGAAAAACTGAAGTTTTGGGAAACCTCGGGGTTCAAGGTTATGGCTTCGATGTCGATGTTGATACTCGTAGTATTTTCGAAGAGATGAGGTAAATCATTAGAATGTATAGTAGTGTAGGAAGTAGCATGGTAGAGGAGAACTTTGTCCTTGTTCTCCATTTACAGATTTACAGTGACTTCCAAAATCACTGGAAGTGATTCTGTATTTATATGTAGAACAGCCTATCTTAGGCTAGCAACTAATTGTAGCCACTCATCTAGTCATATAGAAACTCGGTCAAATTCGAGACTTCGACTAACGGTATTTGTTCGTTACTATCTCGATTTCTAGCGTTTCCTGTTTTGTAGGTCATTTTCTATTACGTTTTAGCACTATgctttttaattctttttattgttGTGGATAAAACCTATCAAACGTTAGCATCCTTGCTCTCAGGGCTCGAGTTGCTTGCGAACTTGACAATTTTCCGTTCATAATTGTAGTACCTCCATTTCCTTAAGAAGATGGTAGATGATGAAAATCGTTGAATGTTACTTTCGTCAATTTTGCCATCAACATCGTCCAGATCACCGCATACCTCAAAATTTGTATCAATGGTCCTCGTGATTTTCAACACAATGATCAAACTCTAAAATCTTAATCTCTGGGTCATCACAATTGATCGGTTGCGAAACTTCATATTTCAAATGAGTTTCTTATCAACTTCCTTGAACTTTGCTCGATCTTTAGTCACATGTGGTTGATTGCTCCGTTGTCTCGGTACTAAGAAAACTTAATCCCAGGGATCGCAATTGACCTGTCGCAAAACTTCATATTTCCAATAAACTTTTCATTAACGGTGCTTGATCTATGgtaaggaaaaggaaaaaacatgcataattttaaaacaggtCTGAGATTGAGTTTGAACTGACCCTCTAGTGTGTAAGATGATCGCGTGGAATAAGCTTTTCATTAACGGTGCTCGATCTATGgtaaggaaaaggaaaaaaaaacatgcataattttaaaacaggtCTGAGATTGAGTTTGAACTGCAGACCCTCTAGTGTGTAAGATGATTGCGTCAAGTAATTATCGATTCCACAgggaacctatctttttgttaattttatcgtggaaattaagtgagtttttgggtaacattcaAACGAGTTTTGgagattttaactatttaaacaaaactaaaacagagtgCCACTGCTgtcgaaaaacagaaaatgatgagaaaatcaactataaggaggaaggttcggctaagagagattaaatagataagttgttgagttttgtggtagattttagttccttttaatagattctcaagcccACTTCCGGGGGTCATGAATGATTCCATaatcgttgtaatttctattaacaaaaCTATCggagaagaattattcctaaCCCTTCTATTACCGTTCAAGTCTCCTTGCTGAACTAGAGTATTtaagaggatttcattgctccctctcttctcctgaataagagaacaactatgtatcTAAAGTAGTTAATTAAAcatacatgtaaatcattaacaagaactctttaataaactaaaatcataccgtcaaCGTACTTAAACAataaaactctctcgcctCCCCTATTAAGTTTAGTTCTCCATACaaattgaattaaacaaaGGAATCCGCATcttcatcatgtaaaattgatggaataaggaaagagaataaggaaatagagagttatcccggTTTGTTGCCATTCGTTaatggaagttcccttctcttGAGTTTCACATTCACCTCTTTGtcctaatcaatccttgttggtctccttttccttctgctgtcaaCAGATACTGGATTCGggttttcttctccttctctagTTTCACAGCAGTTCACTGTGCTGTGTacttcgatttttttttacccaaagTGTGGCTCCCCTCTCCTTggtcttcattttctttttatattgagcatgaGTTCCCCTTCAAGGCGGGAAAGGAATAAGTAGTCCACATAGGATGTTCCTCATTGTGTAGTCAATGACCCACCTAGACtgtggatttaaaattttcatgtcatcccccatttgtttccaaatttgctaCTCGCACGTGGTTTAAcataaatgtctgaaattttaccacataactcaattaaatatgatttatgtCAAGTCATACAcaactcaattaaatatacaattaagatcgatttatgtcaaatcatgttttttttttcatgttgaaccgcaataaacgatttcatgctcactaagtagaataaatgGGGTAATAAATGAGTAAATGGTGAATAAGAGTGCAATATTAACTACAAAAAGACTTGATCTGACTCAAATTTTAGAGAGTTATCATAAGACAAGcatgataaccaactacaccacccactTAAGGTGAGATTTCAACATgctttgaactcgaatcaacatgctttgaactcgaatcaacactCAGACCTCTCATGTGTGAGATTAATTACACCACCCGACAAAATGAGATTTCAAAAAGTACAACAACTCGAATCAAGACTTATATTTCAgattgaactcgaatcaacgGTGAAAACGTTgttaaccaactacaccatcCAAAAAGGATGAGATTCCAAACTAAcgatttgaactcgaatcaaaggtgaaaacgttgttcaggaaaaagtaaaaacataattttaaaaatgtctgaaCAAACTCAAATCAACGGTGAAAACGTTGTTTGTCTGAGCCAAGGTTCAAACTAGggactaattttaaaaatgtctgaaCAAACTCAAATCAACGGTGAAAACGTTgttcaggaaaaagtaaaaacataattttaaaaatgtctgagccGAGGTTCAAACTAGGGACCTGTAGTGTGTGAGattagcgtgataaccaactacaccacctagacaagctcagaaaccaaaataacgATTTGACCTCGAATCAACAGTGAACAACAGTGAAAACGTTgttcaggaaaaagtaaaaacataattttaaaaatgtctgagcccaggttcgaactggggacctctagtgtgtgagactagcgtgataaccaactacaccacccagacaagctcagaaaccaaaataatgatttgaactcgaatcaacagtgaaaacgttgttcaggaaaaagtaaaaacataattttaaaaatgtctgagcccaggttcgaactggggacctctagtgtgtgagactagcgtgataac is a window from the Cucurbita pepo subsp. pepo cultivar mu-cu-16 chromosome LG07, ASM280686v2, whole genome shotgun sequence genome containing:
- the LOC111799133 gene encoding nuclear envelope-associated protein 2-like isoform X2 yields the protein MIMEREIGRLHVELDEKDEQLKTSASTATKYLQELDGLRLQLAATQATADASAASAQSAQNQCLALLKELDEKNTSLKEHEDRVKRLGEQLDDLQKDLVARESSQKQLKDEVLRVEHEIMEALAKSGVSKDCELRKILDEVSPKNVVKINRLLIAKDEEIARLRNEIKTMTAHWKLKTKELESQLEKQRRADQELKKRVLKLEFCLQEARTQTRKLQRIGERREKAIKELRDQLAGKQGGASSTTESEKLKFWETSGFKVMASMSMLILVVFSKR
- the LOC111799133 gene encoding nuclear envelope-associated protein 2-like isoform X1, which encodes MSVLEVDPLLKDLNEKKQSFRRNVVSLAAELKEARNRLSSQEESFVKEAQTRQEAEAKTMIMEREIGRLHVELDEKDEQLKTSASTATKYLQELDGLRLQLAATQATADASAASAQSAQNQCLALLKELDEKNTSLKEHEDRVKRLGEQLDDLQKDLVARESSQKQLKDEVLRVEHEIMEALAKSGVSKDCELRKILDEVSPKNVVKINRLLIAKDEEIARLRNEIKTMTAHWKLKTKELESQLEKQRRADQELKKRVLKLEFCLQEARTQTRKLQRIGERREKAIKELRDQLAGKQGGASSTTESEKLKFWETSGFKVMASMSMLILVVFSKR